Proteins from one Acanthopagrus latus isolate v.2019 chromosome 18, fAcaLat1.1, whole genome shotgun sequence genomic window:
- the prelid1a gene encoding PRELI domain containing 1a gives MVKYFCCAGLLKSSWDQVCIAFWQRYPNPYSNHVLTEDIIFREVTPTNCLMSRRLLTKTSRGPRWMERYLPKQMASSAYIIEDSIVDPQKRTMTTLTWNISHARLMSVEERCEYRINPENSSWTEIKREAWISSNVYGLTRAVQEFGLARFKTSVTKTMKGFEYVLARMQGETPSRTLAETATERARETALAAKEKAKDLASQAQKKQYV, from the exons AATATTTCTGCTGCGCAGGTTTGCTGAAAAGCAGCTGGGACCAAGTATGTATCGCTTTCTGGCAACGATATCCCAATCCCTACAG TAACCATGTTTTAACTGAGGACATAATTTTCCGGGAGGTTACTCCGACCAACTGCCTCATGTCCAGACGTCTGTTGACCAAAACTAGCCGAGGGCCTCGCTGGATGGAGCGGTACCTTCCAAAGCAGATGGCCAGCTCGGCATACATCATCGAGGACTCTATAGTGGACCCTCAGAAAAGGACCATGACCACACTCACATGGAACATCAGCCACGCTCGCCTCATG TCTGTGGAAGAGCGGTGCGAGTACCGAATTAACCCTGAGAACAGCAGCTGGAcggagataaagagagaagcTTGGATTTCTTCCAATGTCTACGGACTCACTCGAGCTGTTCAG GAATTTGGCCTTGCAAGATTCAAGACCAGTGTTACAAAGACCATGAAAGGCTTTGAATATGTACTGGCCAGAATGCAAG GTGAAACTCCATCGAGAACCTTGGCAGAAACTGCTacagagcgagcgagagagacggCGCTGGCAGCTAAGGAGAAGGCCAAAGACCTCGCCTCACAAGCCCAAAAGAAACAATATGTGTGA